The following nucleotide sequence is from Tardiphaga alba.
CGTGCCAGACGACCGATCAGTGCAGCGGGGATCGCGTCGTAGCGCGGGAGCTTGCTGGACAGTTCGGCAGGAAGATCCGCGAGCGCGAGGGTGAAGCTGCTTAGGCTGTAAAACCCGATGACTTCGTTTGTGTCATCAGTGGCCACGAAGACCCGGGCAATATTGCGGCGTTCGTCCTGGCTTGCCCGCTGCCGGAACCAGGCATCGATATCGGGCTGTCCTGAATTGAACTCGCTGCGCTGGTGTTGCTTGTCGAGCGGGGCGATCGCGTAGCGCAATGGTCAGCCCATGATGTCGTGATGTCTGCGCAGTGCCGCTACCAACTTGGCAGTAGGCTCCGGACGACTGGCAACGGCATCGAGGAACGCATCGCGGTCTGCGCCTGTCAGCACCATACGCTGGTGTTCGTCGAGTACACGCCGGGCACCTTCATAAGCAAGATCGCCCGCGGTTAGGCCGCTCACGCTCATGGCGCGCTGGATCAGCTCTTTGGCTGATGCAGCAACGCGCAGCTCGATGCGCTCCTTCTTGAGTTCGCGCTTTGTTGTCTTTGGTGTCGAGGCGGGCATGAGCGTTCCTTCTGCAGAAACGTACGGTAAAACCCCGTGCCCGTCAAATGAGCCGCCGTTTGTTCGGTTACTCTTCCATCTGCAGCCATTCCGCCGCCCCGCGCCACAGCGTGTCGCGATGCTCCGGGCGGAAGAAACCGAAATGTCCGATCTTGTCGCTGCCGGCCTCGATCGGTCGGATTGAATCGATATCCGGCTTGATCGAGGTAAAACCTGCGCACAGCATCTCCACGGCCGCACGCGTCGCCCATGGATCATCGGTGAAGCTCAGTGCGCGCAGCGCGCCGCGATAGCGGGGGAAATTCACGAGTGCGCGCAGCTTGCGGTCGTCGAAGAAGTAGTTGTCGCTGGTGACCCATTTAGCCCATTCGAGGAATACGTTCTTCGGCAGGTCGAGGCCGAGCCCGATCTTGCCGGGCGCATAGCCCATCACCTGTGCCAGTGATGGTCCGATGAATTTCATCAGCGCGTAGATGCGGTAGTTCTCCGGCGGCGTCATCAGCCGCCATGTGCCTGCCTGCGCGGCCACCAGCAGTGCGCGCGACACTTCGGCATTGTTCGGGATCAGCCCCAGCGCCTGGCCGCCGAAGGAATGGCCGACAAAGCCGAGCGGCAGCTTGTAGCGCTCGCGCATCCAGTCCACCGCGGCCACCACATCGAGCGCCGCCCAATCGGTCATGGAGGCCCGGAAGCCGCGCAGCGAGGTCGTGCCCTTGGGCCGGGAATCGCCGGTGCCGCGATAGTCGTAAGTGAGGACGGCACAACCGCGGGACGCCAGATAGCTGGCAAAACCCTTGTAGATTTTCCGTGGTACGGCGGTGGCGGAGTTGATCAGCACCGCATGCGTCCTGACGCCACGGGGCAGATACAGCGTTGCCCCCAGCGAAAATCCGTCAGCGGCCACAATCGTGATGTCGTCGGAAAATGCGTCGTCAGGAGACGCGTCCGGCAGTCTCATCCTTTAGTTCCCCAGCTAGCATGCGCAGCAAATGCGAATTCGATTGTTCGTGCAAGGGCTTGGGGCGCATGATCGGACGCGGGGAGGCTGGATTTCCAACTGGCGGAGCCCATATGACCCATGTATAACGCGACCTCCGTCGCCACCTAAGGCGCGGTTTTCAGGAGACAATTTCATGTCCGAGCGGTGGACACCCGAGAGCTGGCGGGGCAAGCCCGTCATGCAGATGCCGGAATATCCGGATGCGAAGGCCCTAGGCGACGTCGAGGCGCAACTCGCCACGTTTCCGCCGCTGGTTTTTGCGGGTGAGGCCCGTAACCTGAAGAAGCAGCTCGCCCGAGTGGCCAACGGCGAGGCTTTCCTCCTGCAGGGCGGCGATTGCGCCGAAAGCTTCGCCGAGCATGGCGCGAACAATATTCGCGACTTCTTCCGCGCCTTCCTGCAGATGTCGGTCGTGCTCACTTATGCTGGCGCACTGCCGGTGGTGAAGGTCGGCCGCATCGCCGGCCAGTTCGCCAAGCCGCGTTCGTCGCCGATCGAGAAGGCGAACGGGCAGGAGCTGCCGAGCTATCGCGGTGACATCATCAACGACATCGCCTTCACGGCGGAATCGCGCGTGCCGGATCCGCAGCGCCAGCTGATGGCCTATCGCCAGTCGGCCGCGACGCTGAACCTGCTGCGCGCCTTCGCATCGGGTGGCTTTGCCAATCTCGGCAGCGTGCATCAGTGGATGCTCGGCTTCCTCAAGGATTCGCAGCAGTCGCGCCGTTACAAGGAACTGGCGGACCGTATCTCCGACGCGCTGAACTTCATGCGCGCCTGCGGACTCGATCTCGAGGCTCATCCGGAGCTGCGTTCGACGGATTTCTACACCAGCCATGAAGCGCTGCTGCTCGGCTATGAGCAGGCCTTCACCCGCGTGGATTCCACGACGGGCGATTGGTACGCGACCTCCGGCCACATGCTGTGGATCGGCGATCGCACGCGCCAGCTCGACCATGCGCATGTGGAATATTTCCGCGGCATCAAGAATCCGATCGGCCTTAAGTGCGGTCCGTCGCTCAAGTCGGATGAGCTGCTGAAGCTGATCGACATCCTGAACCCGGACAACGAGCCCGGCCGCCTGACCCTGATCAACCGCTTCGGCCATGAGAAGGTCGGCGAGCATTTGCCGGGCTTCGTTCGCGCGGTGCAGAAGGAAGGTCGCAAGGTGGTGTGGTCGTGTGATCCGATGCATGGCAACACGATCACGTCGAATTCGGGCTACAAGACTCGCCCATTCGACCGCATCCTGTCCGAGGTGAAGTCGTTCTTCCAGATCCACCAGGCCGAAGGCACCCATGCCGGCGGCGTGCATCTGGAAATGACCGGCCAGAACGTCACCGAATGCACCGGCGGCGCCCGCGCGATCACCGACGAGGACCTCAACGACCGCTATCACACCGTCTGCGATCCCCGCCTGAACGCCGAGCAGTCCATCGACATGGCGTTCCTGATCGCCGAGCTGCTCAAGACCTCGCGCACGGGCAAGGAGCAGCCGCTTCCGGTTGCGTCGGGCCTGTAAGTGGCGGGCCTTTAGGTGGCGGCCTTTAGATGAATCGGCTCTGGCGAGCCACCATCAACTCCTGGAATGGTCTCCGCTCCGGCTTTACGTCGGAGCGGGCCATTCGCGAGGAGATAGTTGCGCTTGTCCTGTCACTGCCGCTGGCTTTCCTGATAGGCACCACCATGGCCCGCCGCATCGAGATGATCGCGGTGGTGATGCTTGTCCTCACGGTCGAGCTGCTCAACACCGCTATCGAGAAACTGGCCGACCGGGTCACGATGGAGCACGATTCACAGATTGGTCGTGTGAAGGATCTAGGCTCCGCCGCTGTCGCCATCGCGCTTCTCATCGCCGGCATGGTGTGGCTGTTCGCGCTGGGTGAGCGGGTGGGGATGTTTTGATACTCGGTGGCGCGACGGCGCTCCGTTCACCTCCCCCGGTGCGAAGCGAAGCTTCGCTAGAGGGGGGAGGTCGCCGCGTCTTCGCGGCGGGAGAGGGGGAGCCACACACTCCGATGTCATGTGTGGCGCCCCCTCTCCCTAACCCTCCCCCGGTTGGGGGAGGGGACGCAGCGGAGCTCGTTGCGACATGTGAGCGATACATTGTCAGTGGTTGCGAACCACCAGCCCAGAGGCTTCAATATCCCCATGACAAATACCCGCTTCACCATCACGCTGGCCCAGCTCAATCCGACCGTGGGCGACATCGCCGGCAATGCCGAGAAAGCACGCAAGGCGCGCGCTCAGGCAAAAGCCGACAGTGCCGATGTCGTCGTGCTGCCCGAACTCTTCATTGCCGGCTATCCGCCGGAAGACCTCGTGCTCAAGCCGGCTTTCCAGATGGCCTGCCGGGCCGAGGTGGAGGCGCTTGCCCGCGAGACCGCCGATGGTGGCCCGGCGATGCTGGTCGGCACGCCCTGGGTCGATGGCGGCAAACTCTACAATGCCTGCGCGCTGCTCGATGGCGGCCGCATTGCGGCGATCCGCTTCAAGGTGAACCTTCCCAATTACGGCGTGTTCGACGAGAAGCGCGTGTTCGCCCGCGGCTCGGTGTCCGGGCCCGTCACCATTCGCGGCCTGCGCGTCGGCGTGCCGATCTGCGAAGACACCTGGATGGAAGAGTCCGCCGACTATGAGGACGTGGTCGAGACGCTGACCGAGACCGGCGCCGAAATCCTGATCGTGCCGAATGGCTCGCCCTATGCCCGCGGCAAGAATGATCTGCGTTTGTCCGTGCAGGTCGCGCGCGTCACCGAGAGTCATCTGCCTCTGGTCTATCTCAATCAGGTCGGCGGCCAGGACGAACTGGTGTTCGACGGCGCATCGTTCGTTTTGAACGGCGACCGCTCGCTCGCCGTGCAGCTGCCGTCCTTCACTGAGAACATCACCACCATCACGTTTGAGAAGACGAACGACGTCTGGCGCTGCAGCGGCCCGATCGCAAAACTGCCCAAGGGAGACGAGGGCGACTATGCCGCCTGCGTGCTCGGCCTGCGCGACTACGTCAACAAGAACGGTTTCCCCGGCGTGCTGATGGGCATTTCCGGCGGCATCGATAGCGCGCTGTGCGCAGCGATCGCAGTCGATGCGCTCGGTGCCGATCGCGTGCGTGGCATCATGCTTCCATTCCGTTACACGGCGCAGGTGTCGCTCGACGATGCCGACAAGCTCGCGAAGGCGTTCGGCTTCCGGTACGAGATACTGCCTATCGCTGATGCTGTGAACGGTTTTGAGAAGATCCTCGCCGAGACCTTTAAGGGCTATGAGCGCGATATCACCGAAGAGAACCTGCAGGCCCGAACCCGCGGCACGCTGTTGATGGCGGTGTCGAACAAGACTGGCGCCATGGTCGTGACGACCGGCAACAAGTCGGAAATGTCGGTGGGCTATGCCACGCTCTATGGCGACATGAATGGCGGCTTCAATCCGATCAAGGATCTCTACAAGACCCAGGTGTTCCGCATCTCGACGCTGCGCAACTCATGGAAGCCCGAAGGCGCTATGGGCCCGGATGGCGAGGTGATCCCGAACAACATCATCATCCGACCGCCGACCGCGGAGCTGCGCGAAAACCAGACCGACCAGGACTCGCTGCCGCCTTACGAGATCCTCGACGCCATCCTCGAACGCCTCGTCGAACGCGAGCAGCCGTTGTCCGAGATCGTTGCCGATGGTTTCGAGAAGGACGTGGTGACGCGCATCGATCGGCTGTTGAACATCGCCGAATACAAGCGTCGTCAGGCCGCGCCGGGCGTGAAGGTCACGCGCAAGAACTTTGGCCGCGACCGTCGCTATCCCATCACCAACCGTTTTCGCGATCTGGCCCAGCCACTGCCGAAGCCGGACGAAGATCTTATCACGCGACCGGGCAAGGGGACGAGCGAAGCTTTCGAATAGCGCCGCAGCCGTAGGGCGGATGAGCGAAGCGTAATCCGCCGGCCGAGCTCATAACTGAAACTCCGCGGCGGATTACTGCTTCGCCTGATCCGTCCTACGGCTGATGGAGGACACCCCATGTCGCGTGCAGCTTCTGTCGGCGCGTTCGCCATCGTACCGAGCAACGATCTCAAGATCGCCGTCGCATTCTGGGAGCGGCTGGGTTTCGCACGCGCAGGCGGCGAGGGTGACTATGTCATCATGGCCGGATGGAATTGCGAGGTGCATGTGACGCAAGCGGGCGATGGTCCGTGGCGCGTGCCGGAAGCCAATCCCTTCGGCGTGTTCATTCGCACGCCCGATGTCGATGCCATCGCCGCACGGGTTGATGATCTGATCATCCGTCCCGGCGGCATCCTGCGCCACCGCGAATGGGGCATGTATGAAGTCGGCATCAACGGTCCCGATGGCCTGCTGGTCCGGATCGGATGGCCGTCGGATTTGATGAAAGCGGAGTAGTCAGCCGCCCTGTGCGATCACGCTATCCCACCACACCGGCTTTGCGGAGTTGGGCAATGTCGTCGGCGCTGCGTCCGATGCCGGCCAGCACCTCATCCGTATGCGCACCGAGCGCCGGACCCTGCCACTTCACTTCGCCCGGCGTTTCCGAAAGCTTTGGCGAAATGCCGGGCATCTTCACTTCAGTGCCGCCCGGCAGCGTGGCCGGCAGTATCATGTCGCGTGCGATGAAATGCGGATCGCTGACGATATCGGCCACCGAATAGATGCGGCCTGACGGCACATCCGCAGCTTCCAGTGCGTCGAGCACGGCGTCCATGCCGAGCGTGCCGGTCCAGTCCGAGATCGCCTGATCGATCATGGCCGTCTGCGGCACGCGACCATCATTATGGGCGAGGGCTGGATCGTTTGCGAGATCGGGGCGCCCGATCACATTCATCAAGCGCTTGAAGATCGCATTGCTGTTGCCGGCGATGACGGCATATTGGCCGTCCGCGGTCTCATAGGTGTTGGACGGCGTGATGCCCGGCAACGAGCCGCCCGAGCGCGTGCGGATCTGTCCGTCCAGCGCATATTCCGGCACCGTGCTTTCCATCATGTTGAACACGCTCTCATAGAGCGAGACATCGACGATCTGTCCGCCGCCTTGTCCGGTCTTCACGCGGAGCAGCGACATCAACGCGCCCATCACGCCATGCAGCGAGGCGAGGCTGTCGCCGATGGAAACGCCGACGCGGGCGGGCGGCGCATCGGGGCTGCCGGTGGTGTAGCGCAGCCCGCCCATCGCTTCACCGATGGCGCCGAAGCCGGATTTGTCACGATAGGGGCCGGTCTGGCCGAAGCCTGAAATGCGCACCAGCGTCAGGTTGGGATTGAGCTTTGACAGCACGTCCCAGCCGAGCCCGAGCTTCTCCATGCCGCCGGGCTTGAAATTCTCGATGACGACATCGGCGGAGGCCGCGAGATCGCGCGCGATCGCAAGGCCCTCAGGAGACTTCAGATCGAGTGCGATCGACTTCTTGTTGCGCGACTGCAGATACCACCACACCGACGTGCCTTGATGCAGCTTGCGCCAGGTGCGCAGGGGATCGCCCGATCCGGGTTGTTCGATCTTGATGACCTCGGCGCCGAATTCCGCGAACAGCCTCGCTGCGAAGGGCGCTGCGATCAAGGTACCGAATTCGACGACGCGAATGCCCGCGAGTGGTCCGCTCACTTTTGTATCCCCCAACGTTATTTTCGTAGAGCGGATTAGCCGAAGGCGTAATCCGCCGGCCGAATTCAAAATTGAAACTCCGCGGCGGATGACGGCTTCGCCTCATCCGCCCTACGGCAAAGCACTACTGCTTCGTATTGTTCGGCAGGAATTGTGGGCCGACCTGACGGATCTGGCCGGGATTGCCGGGCGCTGCAGGTTGCGCCGGTGTCGCGGCGGGAGCTGCCTGCGCAGGCGCCGCGTTCTTCTTCAGCGCAGCCGGCGTGCCCTTCTGCGGCTGCGACATCTGCTTGGCGCGTTCCTCGGTGACGATGACGTCGCCGGCGGCCTGCGCCGCGGCCTTGTCATCGATGTTCTTCAGCGCGTCGGACCAGGTCTGACCCTGCGCCTTGCACGAGCAGGACGGGTTGAATTCGGTGCGATACTTGAACGCATTCGGCGATGACGAGTAGGGCTGGCCCGAGATCGAGACCGCGGCATTCATGTCTTCGCCGGGATTGCGATAGGTGTAGAGATTGGCGTCCGAGGCCGGGCACTGCGCCTTGCAGGCGCGCTCGTCATCGGCGAAGCGCGCCGGGATCGTGGTGAAGGAAATCGGGAAATAGAAGCCGTCGCAGGTACGCACGCAGACGGTGCGGAACGTGCCCTGCGGCACCGCGCTCATCATGTCGCCGCCCGACGGGATATCGCCGGGGCTGGATTCATTGTTGCCGAACAGATTGCTGAGAAAGCCGCCGGGGCCGGAATTCTGCTGCTGCTGGCGTGCAGCAGCAGCATATTGCGGGCCGCAATTGTTCTGCGCGAGTGCCAGCAACACCGAGCGGCGCTGGCTGTCGCGATCCGAACTGCCGGGCGTGCCCACGCGCAGGCGCTCGAGGCTCGTGGTCATCTGATCGAGATTGCCACGCATCTGCTGGATCTGGTTGTTCACCGGGCCGCATTGCGCGGACTGGCCGGAAAACAGCGAGAAGAAGCCCGAGGAGTCGCAGCCCATGCGCCGGGCCTGCTGGGTGACGCGATCGAGCTCGCTTTGCTGGCGGCTGACGGAGTCTTCGTAGCGACGGATCTGGTCGGCGCGCGCGGGATCGAGGCCGTTGCCGCGATCAATGCTGCTCAGTTGCGCTTCGAGACGTCCGCACATCGGATTGGCGGATTGCTGCTGCTGCGCCTGGCCGGGCGGATAGACCTGTGCGGGGTAGGGCGGCGCGCCTTGGGCGACAGCGTCGCCATTCGATGCGGTGACGCCGACCAATGCGGCGCAGATGATGGCCCAGCGGGAAAGAGTGGCAGTCACAGGTTCAGACATCCGGTCAATGAACGAGACAATCGGCAGGTCGCAGCGAGACAGCATGATCCCGGTCGCGACCCGCGCCGTCATTGCCATACATAGGCGATGAAAATGCGGCACGAACACCGTTTCCATAGCCGCTTCCGGCCGTGGGGTCACGCCGATTCAGGTGCCCCACGATGGCCGCAGGCGCGACGCGTGGATGCCGCACCAACTACGCGCAAAAATAGTGGTTCAAGCGTCAGCGCTGGCAGGTAATGGCGATGAATTCGTCGCATTTGCCGCCCTGGCACAGGCCGCCCTGCGACGAGACGGAGCCGGTCACTTCATCGGGATCGACCCGGCGATAGGAGACTGCCTGCGTGAATGAGCGCGTCTTGCAATAAGACAAAGCCGCGTGCGCCCCGCATTTCTCGCCCTTGGCGAGGCACTGGTCGATGCCATAGCCGTCGGACTGGTTGGCGACGATGAAGACACGGGAATCGGCGAACGCGGCCGAAGATGCGACCGCGACAAAAGCGGCGGTCAGAACAGCTGAAATGACTTTCATAACCCACCAAGTGAATGAGGAACTCGCCCTCACTCGATAAACTCTAATGGTTAACAAGGGTTAACCACGGTGGCGGGGTAGGCAGCGAATAAGGCTGAAATGTGCCGGGCGCGAGCGTTTTCAGGGGAGGATGCGGTTGCATGGCGCCGCTTGACGCGCTCGGGGCCTGCCGCATGGTGCCGCCATGAGCGGTTTCCTCGCCATTTGTACCATTTGCCGCGAGATTACGAGCTAGCGATTCGCTGGCTGAGGCCGTCTTTTCTCATTCCAGAGATACCCAGACGCCCGGCCGACCAGCCGATGGATGTTCCATGGAACTGCGCCTTTACGATACCCTGACCCGCGAGAAACGGGTCTTCACGCCGATCTATGCCGACAATGTGCGGCTGTATGTCTGCGGCCCCACGGTCTACGACTTCGCCCATATCGGCAATGCGCGGCCGGTCATCGTCTTCGATGTGCTGTTCCGCCTGCTGCGTCACGTCTATGGCGAGAGCCACGTCACTTATGTGCGCAACATCACGGACGTCGACGACAAGATCAACAATCGCGCGCTCCGCGATTATCCCGGCCTGCCGCTGAACGAGGCGATCCGCAAGGTCACCGAGAAGACTGCCGATCAATTCCAGGCCGACGTGAAGGCGCTCGGTTGCTTGCCGCCGACGCATCAGCCGCGCGCGACCGAATTCGTGCTGCCGCGGCCGGACGGCAAGTCCGACATGGTGACGCTGATCAAGGAGTTGATCGCGCGCGGCCATGCCTATGAAGCGGCAGGCGAAGTGCTGTTCGATACGCAATCGATGCCGGATTACGGTGCACTGTCGGGCCGCAAGCTGGAAGACCAGCAGGCCGGCGCGCGCGTCGCCGTCGATGCGCACA
It contains:
- a CDS encoding VOC family protein, translating into MSRAASVGAFAIVPSNDLKIAVAFWERLGFARAGGEGDYVIMAGWNCEVHVTQAGDGPWRVPEANPFGVFIRTPDVDAIAARVDDLIIRPGGILRHREWGMYEVGINGPDGLLVRIGWPSDLMKAE
- a CDS encoding type II toxin-antitoxin system TacA family antitoxin; amino-acid sequence: MPASTPKTTKRELKKERIELRVAASAKELIQRAMSVSGLTAGDLAYEGARRVLDEHQRMVLTGADRDAFLDAVASRPEPTAKLVAALRRHHDIMG
- a CDS encoding NAD+ synthase yields the protein MTNTRFTITLAQLNPTVGDIAGNAEKARKARAQAKADSADVVVLPELFIAGYPPEDLVLKPAFQMACRAEVEALARETADGGPAMLVGTPWVDGGKLYNACALLDGGRIAAIRFKVNLPNYGVFDEKRVFARGSVSGPVTIRGLRVGVPICEDTWMEESADYEDVVETLTETGAEILIVPNGSPYARGKNDLRLSVQVARVTESHLPLVYLNQVGGQDELVFDGASFVLNGDRSLAVQLPSFTENITTITFEKTNDVWRCSGPIAKLPKGDEGDYAACVLGLRDYVNKNGFPGVLMGISGGIDSALCAAIAVDALGADRVRGIMLPFRYTAQVSLDDADKLAKAFGFRYEILPIADAVNGFEKILAETFKGYERDITEENLQARTRGTLLMAVSNKTGAMVVTTGNKSEMSVGYATLYGDMNGGFNPIKDLYKTQVFRISTLRNSWKPEGAMGPDGEVIPNNIIIRPPTAELRENQTDQDSLPPYEILDAILERLVEREQPLSEIVADGFEKDVVTRIDRLLNIAEYKRRQAAPGVKVTRKNFGRDRRYPITNRFRDLAQPLPKPDEDLITRPGKGTSEAFE
- a CDS encoding alpha/beta hydrolase family protein, which codes for MRLPDASPDDAFSDDITIVAADGFSLGATLYLPRGVRTHAVLINSATAVPRKIYKGFASYLASRGCAVLTYDYRGTGDSRPKGTTSLRGFRASMTDWAALDVVAAVDWMRERYKLPLGFVGHSFGGQALGLIPNNAEVSRALLVAAQAGTWRLMTPPENYRIYALMKFIGPSLAQVMGYAPGKIGLGLDLPKNVFLEWAKWVTSDNYFFDDRKLRALVNFPRYRGALRALSFTDDPWATRAAVEMLCAGFTSIKPDIDSIRPIEAGSDKIGHFGFFRPEHRDTLWRGAAEWLQMEE
- a CDS encoding diacylglycerol kinase; protein product: MNRLWRATINSWNGLRSGFTSERAIREEIVALVLSLPLAFLIGTTMARRIEMIAVVMLVLTVELLNTAIEKLADRVTMEHDSQIGRVKDLGSAAVAIALLIAGMVWLFALGERVGMF
- a CDS encoding DUF2865 domain-containing protein; its protein translation is MSEPVTATLSRWAIICAALVGVTASNGDAVAQGAPPYPAQVYPPGQAQQQQSANPMCGRLEAQLSSIDRGNGLDPARADQIRRYEDSVSRQQSELDRVTQQARRMGCDSSGFFSLFSGQSAQCGPVNNQIQQMRGNLDQMTTSLERLRVGTPGSSDRDSQRRSVLLALAQNNCGPQYAAAARQQQQNSGPGGFLSNLFGNNESSPGDIPSGGDMMSAVPQGTFRTVCVRTCDGFYFPISFTTIPARFADDERACKAQCPASDANLYTYRNPGEDMNAAVSISGQPYSSSPNAFKYRTEFNPSCSCKAQGQTWSDALKNIDDKAAAQAAGDVIVTEERAKQMSQPQKGTPAALKKNAAPAQAAPAATPAQPAAPGNPGQIRQVGPQFLPNNTKQ
- a CDS encoding GNAT family N-acetyltransferase codes for the protein MRYAIAPLDKQHQRSEFNSGQPDIDAWFRQRASQDERRNIARVFVATDDTNEVIGFYSLSSFTLALADLPAELSSKLPRYDAIPAALIGRLARDIRVRGQGIGELLLADAIHRILGAARSLAVFAIIVDAKDAPAAAFYETFGFHAFPATPHRLFLLASSAAAALQKA
- a CDS encoding CaiB/BaiF CoA transferase family protein; translated protein: MSGPLAGIRVVEFGTLIAAPFAARLFAEFGAEVIKIEQPGSGDPLRTWRKLHQGTSVWWYLQSRNKKSIALDLKSPEGLAIARDLAASADVVIENFKPGGMEKLGLGWDVLSKLNPNLTLVRISGFGQTGPYRDKSGFGAIGEAMGGLRYTTGSPDAPPARVGVSIGDSLASLHGVMGALMSLLRVKTGQGGGQIVDVSLYESVFNMMESTVPEYALDGQIRTRSGGSLPGITPSNTYETADGQYAVIAGNSNAIFKRLMNVIGRPDLANDPALAHNDGRVPQTAMIDQAISDWTGTLGMDAVLDALEAADVPSGRIYSVADIVSDPHFIARDMILPATLPGGTEVKMPGISPKLSETPGEVKWQGPALGAHTDEVLAGIGRSADDIAQLRKAGVVG
- a CDS encoding class II 3-deoxy-7-phosphoheptulonate synthase — encoded protein: MSERWTPESWRGKPVMQMPEYPDAKALGDVEAQLATFPPLVFAGEARNLKKQLARVANGEAFLLQGGDCAESFAEHGANNIRDFFRAFLQMSVVLTYAGALPVVKVGRIAGQFAKPRSSPIEKANGQELPSYRGDIINDIAFTAESRVPDPQRQLMAYRQSAATLNLLRAFASGGFANLGSVHQWMLGFLKDSQQSRRYKELADRISDALNFMRACGLDLEAHPELRSTDFYTSHEALLLGYEQAFTRVDSTTGDWYATSGHMLWIGDRTRQLDHAHVEYFRGIKNPIGLKCGPSLKSDELLKLIDILNPDNEPGRLTLINRFGHEKVGEHLPGFVRAVQKEGRKVVWSCDPMHGNTITSNSGYKTRPFDRILSEVKSFFQIHQAEGTHAGGVHLEMTGQNVTECTGGARAITDEDLNDRYHTVCDPRLNAEQSIDMAFLIAELLKTSRTGKEQPLPVASGL